From a region of the [Eubacterium] eligens ATCC 27750 genome:
- a CDS encoding acyl carrier protein, protein MVFEKLKEIFGRVMPQCDPATITMDSVLATDLGVDSLNMMLLAITVEDEFKIRFSSDAKLETVKDIVDYVEANAK, encoded by the coding sequence ATGGTATTTGAGAAGTTAAAGGAAATTTTTGGAAGGGTTATGCCACAGTGCGACCCGGCAACTATTACAATGGACAGTGTTCTTGCAACAGATTTAGGAGTTGATTCTCTTAATATGATGTTACTGGCTATTACTGTTGAGGATGAGTTTAAGATCAGATTCAGTTCTGATGCCAAGCTTGAAACTGTTAAAGATATTGTTGATTATGTAGAAGCTAACGCTAAATAG